In one Bacillus thuringiensis genomic region, the following are encoded:
- a CDS encoding DUF3952 domain-containing protein: MISIIITISLLQACSFFEKKIEYEPFVKALDEGDMKKVMSASDDGYAYVKQRGIYSTYEQKEDGEHSKTIYQTSKGIYNTKDKSLYGNTTQEITSKVDNKNYREEVNYSTNISYENGQVQSTDSSLDVSYVNLIVDRLKGIGKLKMKPGDDIKKFGQPSTVGYKLTESEFQSIINDKLKIQYDEYGGGSIALHIEFTKGSEQILEVSIVINYKKRNDEGKLVKYISQIHTSFDSHQGNNQDAKQEYIDFKAKYNKTQ, translated from the coding sequence ATGATTAGTATCATAATAACAATCAGCTTACTACAAGCATGTAGTTTTTTTGAAAAAAAGATAGAGTATGAGCCATTTGTCAAAGCTTTGGATGAAGGTGACATGAAAAAGGTTATGTCCGCTAGTGATGATGGATATGCGTATGTGAAACAAAGAGGTATATATAGTACATATGAGCAAAAGGAAGATGGAGAGCACAGTAAAACAATTTATCAAACTTCGAAAGGTATATATAATACGAAAGATAAAAGTTTATATGGAAATACAACACAAGAAATTACCTCGAAAGTAGATAATAAAAATTATAGAGAAGAAGTTAATTATAGTACAAATATTAGTTATGAGAATGGACAGGTACAAAGTACGGATTCAAGTCTGGATGTTTCATACGTGAACTTAATTGTAGATCGTTTAAAAGGGATTGGGAAACTAAAGATGAAGCCAGGAGATGATATAAAAAAGTTTGGTCAGCCTAGTACTGTTGGATATAAACTAACTGAATCAGAGTTTCAAAGTATTATTAATGATAAGTTGAAAATACAATATGATGAATATGGTGGTGGATCGATCGCACTGCATATTGAGTTTACAAAGGGTTCAGAGCAGATATTGGAAGTAAGTATTGTAATAAATTATAAGAAAAGAAATGATGAAGGCAAGTTAGTAAAATACATATCACAAATACATACATCTTTTGATAGTCACCAAGGTAATAACCAAGATGCGAAACAGGAATATATTGATTTTAAAGCAAAGTATAATAAGACGCAGTAA